The following are encoded together in the Opitutus sp. ER46 genome:
- a CDS encoding Gfo/Idh/MocA family oxidoreductase translates to MSAFTSKSGESQRRRYAIVGLGSRHEIYQDAIEQPYADRAQLVGLCDSNVARVDLARERSKKNGAVVPLGYVAADFGRMLKETKPDVVIVTTADFMHHEYLVRAMEAGCDVITEKPMTIDAEKCRQIVDARRRTSRNCRVTFNYRYSPPRSQVKELLMAGEIGEILSVDFHWLLNTHHGADYFRRWHSHKQFSGGLFVHKATHHFDLINWWLGATPVSVMAMGKREFYTPATAKRMGLTGPHERCHTCPEKDRCGFYMDLAAFPHLKALYLDCEAHDGYYRDRCVWRPDIDIEDTMNALVNYDTGATLSYSLNAFNAWEGYTVSFNGTKGRLEHTIVESTYINGAETVQGGIAANGVKTRIIPLRGAGYDITPWTAEGDHGGGDRLMLQDIFAPDPSIDRYKRVADERAGAWSILVGIAANRSLQTGAKVNINDLVPGLERPDYPPMPSRTEPLPMPIRVK, encoded by the coding sequence ATGTCCGCTTTCACTTCCAAGTCCGGCGAGTCCCAACGGCGTCGTTATGCGATCGTTGGCCTGGGTTCGCGCCACGAAATCTACCAGGATGCCATTGAGCAGCCCTACGCCGACCGGGCGCAGTTGGTGGGGCTCTGCGATTCCAACGTCGCGCGGGTCGATTTGGCCCGCGAGCGCTCCAAGAAAAATGGTGCGGTGGTGCCTCTGGGTTATGTCGCCGCGGATTTTGGCCGGATGCTGAAGGAGACCAAGCCCGACGTCGTCATCGTAACCACGGCGGACTTCATGCACCACGAGTATCTCGTGCGCGCGATGGAGGCCGGTTGCGACGTGATCACCGAGAAGCCGATGACGATCGACGCCGAGAAGTGCCGGCAGATCGTCGATGCGCGTCGCCGCACCAGTCGCAACTGCCGCGTCACCTTCAACTATCGTTACTCGCCGCCGCGTTCGCAGGTGAAGGAGCTCCTCATGGCGGGTGAGATCGGCGAAATTCTCTCGGTTGATTTTCACTGGCTGCTCAACACGCACCATGGCGCCGACTACTTCCGCCGCTGGCACAGCCACAAGCAGTTTTCCGGCGGCCTGTTCGTCCACAAGGCCACGCATCATTTCGACCTCATCAACTGGTGGCTCGGTGCCACCCCCGTGTCGGTTATGGCGATGGGCAAGCGCGAGTTTTACACGCCGGCGACCGCCAAGCGCATGGGCCTCACCGGTCCGCACGAGCGCTGTCACACCTGTCCCGAAAAAGATCGCTGCGGGTTTTACATGGATCTCGCGGCGTTTCCGCACCTGAAGGCCCTGTACCTCGATTGCGAGGCGCACGACGGCTACTACCGCGATCGCTGTGTGTGGCGGCCCGATATCGATATCGAGGACACAATGAACGCGCTGGTGAATTACGACACGGGCGCGACGCTCAGCTACTCGCTCAACGCGTTCAACGCGTGGGAGGGCTACACGGTTTCCTTCAACGGCACCAAGGGCCGGCTCGAACACACGATTGTCGAGTCGACGTACATCAACGGCGCCGAAACCGTGCAGGGCGGCATCGCGGCCAACGGTGTGAAGACGCGCATCATTCCGCTGCGCGGCGCGGGTTACGATATCACGCCGTGGACCGCGGAGGGCGATCACGGCGGTGGCGATCGGCTCATGTTGCAGGACATCTTCGCGCCGGATCCGTCGATCGATCGCTACAAGCGCGTCGCCGACGAGCGCGCGGGTGCGTGGTCAATCCTCGTGGGCATCGCGGCCAATCGCAGCCTGCAGACCGGTGCGAAGGTCAACATCAACGACCTCGTTCCCGGACTCGAACGCCCCGATTATCCGCCGATGCCATCGCGCACCGAACCGCTGCCGATGCCGATTCGCGTGAAATAG
- a CDS encoding response regulator — MSIPASPSLNFLVIDDNADSRFLLVKTLLRKFPAALVQECQSAPSAIDLVRQESHSAVVMHRASELTGLQLLRELRAANGTVPIIVVSSIDRSQEAKALGADGFLLYDEWLRIGTVVAELLKSRSSRPPFATESQEEAAK; from the coding sequence ATGTCCATCCCCGCCAGCCCCTCCCTCAACTTTCTGGTGATCGATGACAACGCGGACAGCCGGTTCCTGCTGGTGAAGACATTGCTGCGGAAGTTCCCGGCCGCGCTCGTGCAGGAGTGCCAGAGCGCGCCGAGCGCGATCGACTTGGTGCGGCAGGAATCCCACTCGGCTGTCGTGATGCATCGCGCGTCCGAGCTCACGGGCCTGCAGTTGCTGCGGGAACTCCGCGCGGCCAACGGCACGGTGCCCATCATCGTGGTTTCGAGCATCGATCGGAGCCAGGAGGCAAAGGCGCTCGGGGCTGACGGCTTCCTGCTTTACGACGAATGGCTGCGCATCGGGACCGTCGTGGCCGAATTGCTCAAGAGCCGGTCCTCACGGCCACCCTTCGCCACCGAGTCCCAGGAAGAAGCCGCGAAGTGA
- a CDS encoding Gfo/Idh/MocA family oxidoreductase gives MNTRQLRWGVLGYARIARVSVIPAIRKSRNAVFHALASRDGAKLDQCRAEGAPPHCHASYEDLVHDPEVEAVYIPLPNSMHREWTLQAIAQGKHVLCEKPMGLSAAESREMIAAAEARGVTLMEAFMYRYTPRTQKVVEILRSGVLGEIKQVNAFFRFRLQAPSIKLHPELGGGSLYDVGCYPINFIGLVVDILAGGGPAAGGQPEKVAVDCVCEGGVDMNFSALLHYRSGLMATLQSGFSAHRRIYAEIIGTEGTLEVPDAFLGDGSPLVLLQGDSRRELSLPTCDRYQLEIEDFSDAVMQGRAPAFRLVETVRNAELLDRLLAASRA, from the coding sequence ATGAACACTCGCCAGCTGCGTTGGGGCGTCCTGGGTTATGCACGGATTGCCCGCGTCTCAGTCATACCGGCCATCCGCAAATCCCGCAATGCCGTCTTCCACGCGCTCGCCTCCCGCGACGGCGCCAAGCTCGACCAATGCCGCGCCGAGGGCGCGCCGCCGCACTGCCACGCCAGCTACGAGGACCTCGTTCACGATCCCGAGGTGGAGGCGGTTTACATCCCGCTGCCCAACTCGATGCACCGGGAGTGGACGTTGCAGGCGATCGCTCAGGGCAAGCACGTGCTTTGCGAGAAGCCCATGGGCCTCTCCGCCGCCGAGAGCCGCGAGATGATCGCCGCCGCGGAGGCGCGGGGCGTGACGCTGATGGAGGCGTTCATGTACCGCTACACGCCGCGCACCCAGAAGGTCGTTGAGATCCTGCGTTCCGGCGTGCTGGGCGAGATCAAGCAGGTGAACGCGTTCTTCCGGTTCCGGCTGCAGGCGCCGTCGATCAAGCTGCACCCCGAGCTCGGCGGCGGCTCGCTGTACGATGTCGGTTGCTACCCGATCAACTTCATCGGCCTGGTCGTCGATATCCTCGCGGGCGGGGGGCCCGCTGCGGGCGGTCAGCCGGAAAAGGTGGCGGTCGACTGCGTGTGCGAGGGCGGGGTGGACATGAATTTCTCCGCGCTCCTGCACTATCGCTCTGGCCTCATGGCCACCCTGCAGTCCGGCTTCAGCGCGCACCGGCGGATCTACGCCGAGATCATCGGCACCGAGGGCACGCTCGAGGTGCCCGACGCGTTCCTGGGCGACGGCAGCCCGCTGGTTCTGCTGCAGGGCGACTCGCGCCGCGAGCTCAGCCTGCCGACCTGCGACCGGTACCAGTTGGAGATCGAAGATTTCTCCGACGCCGTGATGCAGGGGCGAGCCCCGGCCTTCAGGCTGGTCGAGACGGTGCGCAACGCGGAGCTGCTCGATCGGTTGCTCGCCGCGAGCCGCGCGTGA
- a CDS encoding fused MFS/spermidine synthase, with protein MLSYALAIFTGAFLLFQVQPLIGKYILPWFGGGPGVWTTCLLFFQVVLLGGYAYAHFLTTHVRPRRQAIVHGVLLVAAMLLLPIAPGDHWKLHVAGNPTWQILLLLAGTIGLPYFVLSATGPLMQQWFSASHPGVSPYRLYALSNVGSLLALLSYPVFFEVKFSRFTQAALWSSGFVVFVALCGYCAWRLARQPVPGPSTPAADPAAPANPVDEAEARPAPLDKALWVLLPATASVLLLATTNKLCQEVAVIPFLWVLPLALYLLSFVICFDHARWYARGVFAALLAVGIAACFQVMPAGNNAPLPLQIAVYSGTLFVACMFCHGELYQLKPSPRYLTSFYLAISLGGALGGVLVALVAPALFDDYHDLSLGLWVLSYLAGVICFRQASRSLGLGAAVGAIIAVLLIPVLQSRFSGGLSIWEEWLLVCDRYLWFMVGGLAFFLGCVIDARTRRVSTEWTPKLGGYLMGLSVLVGIVTIVQWNVARGAAAIATSRNFYGTLKVYDYSPETQGERYRLLLHGATTHGLQFTDPAKALFATSYYGETSGVGLAIKHLPTPPGQRRLGLVGLGTGTLARYGAAGDYVRIYEINPAVERLARTHFTYLERSPAKVDVVMGDARLSMEYELAAHEPQKFDLLALDAFSSDAIPIHLLTREAFAIYLQQLKPDGIIAVHISNRYLDLRPVVERLAGEFDLTAVTISEDDEPNWWVYRTTWMLVSRNRALLETPEIREVSEGLERPAIYQPLWTDDRASLYQVLKR; from the coding sequence ATGCTGTCCTACGCCCTCGCGATCTTCACCGGCGCGTTCCTCCTGTTCCAGGTTCAGCCGCTCATCGGGAAATACATCCTGCCGTGGTTCGGCGGCGGTCCCGGCGTGTGGACCACCTGCCTGCTCTTCTTCCAGGTCGTCCTGCTCGGCGGCTACGCGTACGCGCATTTCCTGACCACGCATGTGCGCCCGCGGCGTCAGGCGATCGTGCACGGCGTGCTGCTCGTCGCCGCCATGCTCCTCCTGCCCATCGCTCCCGGTGACCACTGGAAGCTTCATGTCGCCGGCAACCCGACGTGGCAAATTCTCCTCCTCCTCGCCGGCACCATCGGGCTGCCGTACTTCGTGCTCTCCGCCACCGGTCCGCTCATGCAGCAGTGGTTCAGCGCCTCTCACCCGGGCGTCTCCCCCTACCGGCTTTACGCGCTGTCCAACGTGGGCTCGCTCCTCGCGCTGCTGAGCTACCCGGTGTTCTTTGAGGTCAAGTTCTCGCGCTTCACCCAGGCCGCGCTCTGGTCCTCCGGCTTCGTCGTCTTCGTCGCCCTTTGCGGCTACTGCGCGTGGCGCCTGGCGCGCCAGCCCGTGCCCGGCCCGTCCACTCCCGCGGCCGACCCGGCCGCGCCCGCCAACCCCGTCGACGAGGCGGAGGCCCGCCCCGCGCCGCTCGACAAGGCCCTCTGGGTCCTGCTACCCGCCACGGCTTCCGTCCTCCTCCTCGCGACCACCAACAAGCTCTGCCAGGAGGTTGCCGTCATTCCGTTCCTCTGGGTGCTGCCGCTGGCGCTCTATCTCCTGAGCTTCGTGATCTGCTTCGATCACGCGCGCTGGTATGCCCGCGGGGTTTTCGCCGCGCTGCTGGCGGTCGGCATCGCCGCCTGCTTCCAGGTCATGCCCGCGGGCAACAACGCGCCGCTGCCCCTCCAGATCGCGGTGTACAGCGGGACGCTGTTCGTCGCCTGCATGTTCTGCCACGGCGAGCTCTACCAGCTGAAGCCGTCGCCCCGGTACCTGACGTCCTTCTACCTCGCGATCTCGCTGGGCGGCGCGCTCGGCGGCGTGCTCGTGGCGCTCGTCGCGCCGGCGCTGTTTGACGACTACCATGATCTCTCACTCGGTCTGTGGGTGCTCAGCTACCTTGCCGGCGTGATCTGCTTCCGGCAGGCGAGCCGCTCGCTTGGGCTCGGTGCCGCCGTCGGCGCCATCATCGCCGTTCTCCTGATCCCGGTGTTGCAGTCGCGCTTCTCCGGCGGGCTCTCGATCTGGGAGGAGTGGCTGCTCGTGTGTGACCGCTACCTTTGGTTCATGGTTGGCGGCCTCGCGTTCTTCCTCGGCTGCGTCATCGATGCCCGCACGCGCCGCGTCAGCACCGAGTGGACCCCGAAGCTCGGCGGCTACCTGATGGGACTCAGCGTCCTCGTCGGTATCGTCACCATCGTGCAATGGAACGTTGCCCGCGGCGCCGCCGCCATTGCCACCTCCCGCAACTTCTACGGCACGCTCAAGGTGTACGACTACAGCCCGGAAACTCAGGGCGAACGGTACCGTTTGCTGCTCCACGGCGCCACCACGCACGGCCTCCAGTTCACCGATCCGGCCAAGGCCCTTTTCGCCACCTCGTACTACGGCGAAACCAGCGGCGTCGGTCTCGCGATCAAGCACCTGCCCACGCCTCCCGGCCAGCGCCGGCTCGGGCTCGTCGGTCTCGGCACCGGCACGCTCGCGCGCTACGGCGCCGCCGGTGACTACGTCCGCATCTACGAGATCAACCCGGCCGTCGAACGGCTCGCCCGCACGCATTTTACCTACCTCGAGCGCAGCCCCGCCAAGGTCGACGTCGTCATGGGCGACGCCCGGCTCTCGATGGAGTATGAGCTCGCCGCCCACGAGCCGCAGAAGTTCGACCTCCTCGCGCTCGATGCCTTCAGCAGCGACGCCATCCCCATCCACCTGCTCACCCGCGAGGCGTTCGCCATCTACCTCCAACAGCTGAAGCCCGACGGCATCATCGCCGTGCACATCTCCAACCGCTACCTCGACCTGCGCCCCGTCGTGGAGCGCCTCGCTGGCGAGTTCGATCTCACCGCGGTGACGATCTCGGAGGACGACGAGCCCAACTGGTGGGTGTACCGCACGACCTGGATGCTCGTGAGCCGCAATCGCGCGCTCCTGGAGACGCCAGAGATCCGCGAGGTCTCCGAGGGCCTCGAGCGCCCGGCCATCTACCAGCCTCTCTGGACCGACGACCGCGCCAGCCTCTACCAGGTCCTGAAACGCTGA